A DNA window from Paenibacillus andongensis contains the following coding sequences:
- a CDS encoding ABC transporter substrate-binding protein encodes MKAFKLLAVPVALTMVAGVVGCSQGTVNKTSPTPQSTAQAAATPQQSAKPEEKKVDLKGQSIKIGAWYDGADPRTAKEKGPAEEAQIKLIEAAEKKYNCKIEFVKFGDYDKYVENFTTTSLSGQPFADIVRLELFWSFPQLVNKGFVQPIDQWIKVSDPKYIDWMRAGGSYKGQQYGLVDSAPSPYGIFYNKTLVQKLGLEDPYELQQKGQWTWEKFREFSKKATQDTNGDGKTDVWGITGAYGKVKAFTEQLVYTNKGSVDKDASGAIKFSLNSENAMQALQYASDLFNVDKSIEQPIPEDASKEFVAGKGVMYAGFSWELGGLKDNMKGQELGYVFFPKGPKADKYVSYTPFGNMWMVSKYSKNAEVALHIMDEISLNEEGRKLSEQSWQQSYPNKESMDTRKQMSNNINYISYYGIPDGEKLFEGIVKDITEGKVSPATAVDKVKPQFEAKISKLLEDSK; translated from the coding sequence ATGAAAGCGTTTAAATTACTTGCAGTTCCAGTAGCTCTTACGATGGTCGCGGGTGTAGTTGGTTGTTCGCAAGGCACGGTTAACAAGACTTCGCCGACCCCACAGTCAACTGCACAAGCAGCAGCGACGCCGCAGCAAAGTGCGAAACCGGAAGAAAAGAAAGTTGATTTGAAAGGTCAAAGCATAAAAATTGGTGCCTGGTATGACGGAGCCGACCCAAGAACAGCGAAAGAGAAAGGCCCAGCCGAAGAAGCACAAATCAAATTAATTGAAGCTGCTGAGAAGAAATATAACTGTAAAATCGAGTTTGTTAAATTCGGGGATTACGACAAATACGTTGAGAATTTCACGACCACTTCGCTTTCTGGACAGCCGTTCGCGGATATCGTGCGACTGGAATTGTTCTGGTCGTTCCCGCAGCTTGTGAACAAGGGATTTGTTCAGCCTATCGATCAATGGATCAAGGTATCTGATCCGAAATATATCGATTGGATGAGAGCAGGCGGCAGCTACAAGGGCCAACAATACGGGTTGGTTGATTCCGCACCGTCCCCGTACGGTATCTTCTATAATAAAACGTTGGTGCAGAAGCTAGGTCTGGAAGATCCGTACGAACTGCAGCAAAAAGGCCAATGGACGTGGGAGAAGTTCCGCGAGTTCTCCAAGAAAGCGACGCAGGACACGAATGGTGACGGTAAAACGGACGTATGGGGCATCACAGGCGCTTATGGCAAAGTGAAAGCTTTCACGGAGCAATTGGTATATACGAATAAAGGATCTGTAGATAAAGATGCGAGCGGGGCCATCAAGTTCTCATTGAACAGTGAAAACGCCATGCAAGCGCTGCAATACGCATCTGATCTGTTCAACGTGGACAAATCAATCGAACAGCCGATTCCAGAAGATGCCAGCAAAGAGTTTGTAGCCGGCAAAGGCGTTATGTACGCGGGCTTCAGCTGGGAACTAGGTGGTTTGAAGGATAACATGAAGGGTCAAGAACTCGGTTATGTTTTCTTCCCGAAAGGTCCGAAAGCCGACAAATATGTGTCTTATACGCCATTCGGCAACATGTGGATGGTCTCCAAGTATTCGAAAAATGCGGAAGTTGCCCTGCATATTATGGACGAAATCAGCTTGAACGAAGAAGGCAGAAAGCTTTCCGAGCAATCTTGGCAGCAGTCCTACCCGAACAAAGAGTCCATGGATACACGTAAGCAAATGTCAAACAACATTAATTACATTTCTTACTATGGAATTCCTGATGGAGAAAAATTGTTCGAAGGCATTGTGAAAGACATCACAGAAGGTAAAGTATCTCCGGCAACGGCGGTAGACAAAGTGAAACCGCAATTCGAAGCCAAGATCAGTAAACTGCTCGAGGATAGCAAATAA
- a CDS encoding carbohydrate ABC transporter permease → MKTNSTFRGKFGRLGSEFKKHKHAYILIAPYFLIFLTFTVFPVLMSVCLSFTSFNMLEPPKWVGWQNFARLFVQDDIFLIALKNTLLFALITGPISYMACFLFAWLINELRPKVRAVLTLILYAPSISGNTYLIWQTLFASDSYGYANSFLIKWGMILEPIQWLQDPRFVLAILILVQLWLSLGTSFLAFIAGLQNVDRTLYEAGSIDGVRNRWQELWFITLPAMRPQLLFGAVIQITLAFSVAEISIYMIGFPSVDYAAHTIVTHLVDYGSIRFEMGYASAIATVLFIIMFATNFLTRKLLGKVGE, encoded by the coding sequence ATGAAAACGAACTCGACGTTCCGAGGTAAATTCGGCAGATTGGGCAGTGAATTCAAAAAGCATAAGCATGCTTATATTTTAATAGCGCCATATTTTCTTATTTTCCTTACATTTACGGTATTTCCCGTATTAATGTCCGTTTGTTTAAGCTTCACGAGCTTCAATATGCTTGAACCGCCCAAATGGGTAGGCTGGCAAAATTTCGCCAGATTGTTCGTACAGGATGACATCTTTTTGATCGCACTCAAAAATACGCTGCTGTTTGCCTTAATTACCGGGCCGATCAGCTACATGGCTTGCTTCCTGTTCGCTTGGCTGATTAACGAGCTGCGGCCAAAGGTTCGTGCTGTGCTCACGCTTATCCTGTATGCGCCTTCGATTTCAGGTAATACGTACCTGATCTGGCAAACCTTATTTGCCAGCGATTCTTACGGGTACGCCAATTCATTTTTGATCAAATGGGGAATGATCCTGGAGCCGATTCAGTGGCTGCAGGATCCGAGGTTCGTTCTCGCGATTTTAATCCTCGTACAGCTGTGGCTTAGTTTGGGAACATCCTTCCTAGCTTTTATCGCTGGTCTGCAAAATGTGGATCGCACGCTGTATGAAGCTGGTTCCATCGATGGTGTGCGCAACCGTTGGCAGGAGCTCTGGTTCATCACACTGCCGGCTATGCGGCCGCAGCTGCTGTTCGGCGCTGTGATTCAAATCACGCTTGCCTTCTCCGTGGCGGAAATATCGATCTACATGATCGGCTTCCCAAGCGTAGATTACGCAGCACATACGATTGTGACTCACTTGGTCGACTATGGTTCAATCCGTTTCGAGATGGGGTACGCCTCCGCGATCGCCACCGTCTTGTTTATCATCATGTTTGCAACAAACTTCTTGACGCGTAAGCTGCTGGGAAAAGTGGGTGAATGA
- a CDS encoding GntR family transcriptional regulator produces MKILSDLKEKIRSGEYVPEQQLPTEVELAMSYGVSRITSKRALIELEREGMIYRKRGSGSYVKYPEDAVDTGIPNTAHPIIAMILPYMATSELDYIKGAHDYLDSKGYYLSIHNSNWKKEKEKEILAKVPKSGLSGIILYPISTISNIDVINALYWNDYPIVTIDQYFDSLPISSVVSDNFEGGYLTAKRLIELGHERIAFVSSVSIEYRSSVRDRYLGYCKALKDHKMPIDSELVLTDFYRELNGANAKGFYQSLIAKLRQMKVTALQVEHDHLAVDLLKSALEMGIGVPEQLSIAGFDDHEIARHVEVPLSSVGQDYYSIGRQAAEIIIRRIENADTEQYKIKTPVRWVERESTGPRPNPYTTDLPAVQL; encoded by the coding sequence ATGAAGATTTTGAGCGATTTGAAAGAAAAGATTAGATCCGGGGAGTATGTGCCTGAGCAGCAGCTTCCGACCGAAGTAGAGCTTGCGATGTCGTACGGCGTCAGCCGGATTACATCCAAACGCGCCTTGATCGAGCTGGAGCGGGAAGGCATGATATATCGCAAACGCGGCAGCGGAAGCTACGTGAAATATCCGGAAGATGCCGTCGATACGGGTATCCCAAACACAGCGCACCCCATCATCGCTATGATATTGCCTTATATGGCTACAAGTGAGCTTGATTATATCAAGGGAGCCCACGATTATTTGGACTCTAAAGGCTATTATTTGAGCATACACAACAGCAATTGGAAAAAGGAAAAAGAAAAAGAGATACTTGCCAAGGTGCCGAAAAGCGGCCTGAGCGGAATCATCTTGTATCCAATTAGCACGATCAGCAACATCGATGTGATTAATGCACTCTATTGGAACGATTATCCGATTGTGACGATCGATCAATATTTCGATAGCTTGCCTATCAGCAGTGTCGTATCCGACAATTTTGAAGGCGGGTATTTAACTGCCAAAAGATTGATTGAACTTGGGCACGAACGAATCGCTTTTGTCTCCAGTGTAAGCATTGAATACCGCAGTTCTGTAAGAGACAGGTACCTCGGTTATTGCAAAGCGCTAAAAGACCATAAGATGCCGATCGATTCCGAGCTCGTGCTGACGGATTTCTATCGTGAGTTGAACGGGGCAAATGCGAAAGGATTTTACCAATCGTTGATTGCAAAATTGAGGCAGATGAAGGTTACTGCTCTTCAAGTTGAGCATGATCATCTTGCTGTCGATCTGCTCAAAAGCGCTTTGGAAATGGGAATTGGCGTTCCGGAGCAGCTATCCATAGCGGGCTTTGACGACCATGAAATAGCCAGGCATGTTGAAGTTCCCTTATCTTCGGTTGGCCAAGATTATTACTCGATTGGGCGCCAGGCGGCGGAAATCATCATTCGGAGGATAGAGAACGCGGATACCGAGCAATACAAAATTAAGACTCCGGTGCGATGGGTAGAACGCGAATCTACTGGGCCACGTCCGAATCCTTATACGACTGATCTGCCAGCCGTTCAACTATAA
- a CDS encoding extracellular solute-binding protein, giving the protein MRRAFAKVFLIFVLFFATGFVPYQWLGGGSRQIVSAEERSISSTALSALADTYKKGSYAEYLAKYKQAARPSAETVIPTEQFSSVQGMKVSVLDNYQGESGKSILTSDTGSIEWQFTVEQEGMYNIGIQYYTVSGKDSDIERELRIDGSVPFAEAKSITFQRIWKNDKNEFERDEQGNDLVPSQVEEPMWQASSLKDATGFNEDPYLFYFSKGKHSIMFTSVREPLVIHSLRLTNSATTPSYDTLASTYTQKGYQLAKDVMLQVQGERALYKSSPTLLPYNDRSSPAVEPYHVSKLRNNAMGGWAWRLPGQWIEWEVDVPGDGLYQLAVKNHQNYLRGMASLRTMYIDGKMPFQELQHVGFPFNSQWQTTVIGQDAELPYLFYFTKGKHKVRLEVTLGDLAPILSAVETSILDLNALYRKIISFTGTVPDSFRDYQLEQRIPEMAGEFRKQSDLLHKITKLIQGQDGKNDERTAILNTLAYQLSDMADRPDTVPSRIDQFKTNVGGLGAWLLSVNEQPLAVDYLTLSSPQAKLPNPEATAWQKFKSSSAAFLASFFENYDQISNTKDGADSVSVWVTSARDQAQTIKKLIDESFTPKTGIKINLKLVSADILLPSTVAGKGPDVALQAPNDLPVNYASRNAMQDLSVFPDFNSVKSRFSESSMVPYEFSGSYYALPETQTFPVLFYRKDILEDELKMKPPQTWEDVYEMLPTLQKHNLQFGLPQKPLNTFGNDLETRDIITLPPNPALAMFLYQHDGQFYSKDGTSSGLDTETAIKEFKQWTDLYLNYKIPITVDFANRFRTGEMPIGIADYTMYNKLSVFAPEIKGLWEFAPVPATKKPDGSLRRDVGSGGSGVVMFKRTKNKDAAWKFMEWWTSKETQIAFGRQMEIRMGSSARYPTANMEALAALPWPSRDFDRLKEQMKWVKGIPEVPGGYLTGRNIDNAFRRVVVQGDDPRETMDYYVRYINDEIALKRKEFNLPYEK; this is encoded by the coding sequence ATGCGCCGAGCATTCGCCAAAGTGTTCCTCATCTTCGTTTTGTTTTTTGCAACCGGGTTCGTACCGTATCAGTGGCTCGGCGGTGGCTCCCGCCAAATCGTTTCAGCGGAAGAGCGTTCAATAAGCAGCACAGCGCTGTCGGCTTTGGCAGATACCTATAAAAAAGGCAGCTATGCGGAATATTTGGCCAAGTATAAACAAGCGGCGCGCCCGAGCGCTGAAACCGTCATCCCAACTGAACAATTCAGCTCGGTTCAAGGCATGAAAGTTTCGGTTCTAGACAATTATCAAGGGGAATCCGGGAAGTCCATTCTGACTTCGGATACGGGGTCCATCGAATGGCAATTTACAGTCGAGCAAGAAGGTATGTACAACATTGGAATTCAATACTACACAGTAAGCGGTAAAGATTCGGATATAGAAAGAGAATTGCGGATTGACGGTTCGGTCCCTTTTGCAGAAGCGAAAAGCATAACGTTTCAACGAATATGGAAAAACGATAAAAATGAGTTCGAGCGTGATGAACAGGGCAACGATTTGGTGCCATCACAAGTGGAAGAGCCGATGTGGCAGGCATCGTCATTAAAGGATGCGACCGGATTTAATGAAGATCCGTATCTGTTTTATTTTTCAAAAGGCAAGCACTCCATCATGTTTACTTCGGTAAGAGAACCGCTCGTTATTCATTCATTGAGACTTACAAACTCGGCAACAACGCCTTCGTATGATACGTTGGCGAGCACATATACGCAAAAAGGTTACCAGCTTGCGAAAGATGTGATGCTGCAAGTTCAAGGCGAGCGCGCCTTATATAAATCTTCTCCAACACTATTGCCTTATAATGATCGTTCCAGCCCCGCTGTTGAGCCGTATCATGTATCTAAATTGCGGAACAATGCAATGGGTGGGTGGGCATGGCGGCTTCCTGGCCAATGGATTGAATGGGAAGTAGATGTGCCTGGCGACGGATTGTATCAACTCGCGGTGAAAAATCATCAAAACTATTTGCGCGGGATGGCTTCGCTTCGCACGATGTACATCGACGGCAAAATGCCCTTTCAGGAGCTTCAGCATGTCGGCTTTCCATTCAATAGCCAATGGCAGACGACGGTGATCGGCCAAGATGCTGAGCTTCCGTACTTGTTTTATTTCACGAAAGGCAAACACAAAGTTCGGCTCGAAGTGACATTGGGGGATTTGGCCCCGATACTGAGTGCGGTGGAAACGAGCATTTTGGACTTAAATGCGCTGTATCGTAAGATTATTAGCTTTACGGGGACGGTACCCGATTCGTTCCGGGATTATCAGCTTGAGCAAAGAATTCCCGAGATGGCTGGGGAGTTTCGGAAACAAAGCGACCTGCTCCACAAAATTACGAAGTTAATTCAAGGGCAGGATGGAAAGAACGACGAGCGTACCGCGATCTTGAATACGCTGGCTTACCAGCTCAGTGATATGGCCGACAGACCGGATACGGTGCCATCCCGGATTGATCAATTCAAAACGAATGTAGGGGGACTCGGGGCGTGGCTGCTTTCGGTGAATGAACAACCTCTGGCCGTTGATTACTTGACGCTGAGTTCGCCGCAAGCCAAGCTGCCGAATCCAGAAGCGACTGCGTGGCAGAAATTCAAAAGCAGCTCAGCAGCTTTCCTCGCTTCCTTCTTTGAAAATTACGATCAGATATCGAACACGAAGGATGGAGCTGATTCGGTTTCGGTATGGGTGACCTCAGCACGTGACCAAGCGCAGACCATCAAGAAATTGATTGACGAATCCTTTACACCAAAGACGGGAATAAAAATCAATTTGAAGTTGGTATCAGCAGACATTTTGCTGCCTTCTACGGTAGCAGGCAAAGGACCGGACGTAGCGCTGCAGGCTCCCAACGATTTGCCTGTCAATTATGCAAGCCGCAACGCGATGCAGGATCTATCGGTGTTTCCAGATTTCAACAGCGTGAAATCACGATTTAGCGAAAGCTCGATGGTTCCGTATGAGTTTTCTGGAAGTTATTATGCGCTGCCGGAAACGCAAACCTTCCCAGTCCTCTTCTATCGGAAAGATATTTTGGAAGATGAGCTGAAAATGAAGCCTCCGCAAACGTGGGAGGACGTATACGAGATGCTGCCTACCCTGCAGAAGCATAACTTGCAGTTCGGGCTTCCGCAAAAACCGCTCAACACCTTCGGTAACGATTTGGAAACCAGGGATATCATCACGCTTCCGCCGAATCCGGCCTTAGCCATGTTTTTATACCAGCATGATGGGCAGTTCTATAGTAAAGATGGAACCTCCAGCGGTCTTGACACGGAGACGGCCATCAAGGAATTTAAGCAGTGGACAGATCTTTACTTAAATTATAAAATTCCGATCACTGTGGATTTCGCCAACCGTTTCCGTACAGGGGAAATGCCTATTGGCATCGCTGATTACACGATGTACAACAAGCTGTCTGTGTTTGCCCCGGAAATTAAGGGATTGTGGGAATTTGCCCCCGTTCCAGCAACGAAAAAGCCAGACGGATCCCTTCGACGTGATGTTGGAAGCGGTGGATCAGGGGTCGTTATGTTCAAACGTACGAAAAATAAAGATGCAGCGTGGAAGTTTATGGAATGGTGGACGAGCAAAGAGACTCAAATTGCATTTGGACGTCAAATGGAAATCCGCATGGGATCTTCGGCCAGATACCCGACGGCCAACATGGAAGCTTTAGCCGCTCTGCCATGGCCTTCCAGAGATTTCGACAGATTGAAGGAGCAGATGAAGTGGGTGAAAGGGATACCCGAGGTTCCGGGTGGTTATTTAACGGGGCGCAACATCGATAACGCATTTCGCAGAGTCGTCGTACAAGGCGACGATCCACGCGAAACGATGGATTATTACGTCCGTTATATCAACGACGAAATTGCCTTAAAACGGAAAGAGTTCAATCTTCCCTACGAGAAATGA